A window of the Salvelinus fontinalis isolate EN_2023a chromosome 14, ASM2944872v1, whole genome shotgun sequence genome harbors these coding sequences:
- the zgc:153738 gene encoding dynein regulatory complex protein 11, protein MSHSTYNKLWADAQVELNSLLAQEFPAQPPRPEKDRVVFFQRLATLYVRYVQIFRQLEEAYDQVVHPQKRKVIREVLDGVMGRVLELKNEMVEKEFSEYHYMDDVIQDLKLTPEDIEIPIPRYFLSERSKVLQERGNMLSNILNLMEVVERPKPVGVRALNLEEAIKIIQVSERARQGRLRAKFMREIQRDEERQRRAKDRDLGTAAIDTAVVRIQKVWKGYVQRKKTKREREEEMIFLGMAMEPRHTQPCPAMTAAQANEARRRDKQEEHEEDYQKSIVAITDKLREVEGPDMRETMKDQIRQWFIECHDATGTFPDYPEEEDGGSTLIFAEKTPQQLMEELSAKEEEDANKNTKGKEEKKDKGKKDKGKGGDEEEESGLKMLPSAFLGELEVGQKTFGEVWQNRTESKNFSQRHEAELIKEEKRKEIEVEIRLQVDELMRQELANWKLAVDKDKGGKAKGGAKKKKGSKSGKKKKKDKDLTADRNIESLYQELVEQGLLKQSDNVKLQDYLGDYSYLGTTLRQTDIEPMPSLSDVRQVIALYAVLPLGSQVVHEKAPLVKAILLAGPAGVGKKMLVHAICQETGANLFDLSPLNLAGKYPGKSGLAMVLHMVFKVARLMQPSVVWIGDTEKMFYKKVPKEEKELDPKRLKKDLPKFLKSIKGEDRVLVVGTTHDPFNADLKSLCKVYSKIILIPRPDYASRYVMWRQLIKKNGGQVTAALDLSSLAKISDGYTQGHMVQVVRSILTERRVQQLAKRPLSAAEFVAPLAKIDPVFQDEEEALKNWYAKTPLGKKRAKAASGKEGEEEAPTKGGKDAKKKGKK, encoded by the exons ATGTCTCACAG TACATACAACAAACTGTGGGCTGATGCCCAGGTCGAGTTGAACTCCCTTCTGGCTCAGGAGTTCCCTGCTCAGCCTCCTCGCCCAGAGAAGGACCGAGTGGTGTTCTTCCAACGCCTGGCCACCCTCTACGTGCGCTACGTGCAGATCTTCAGGCAGCTGGAGGAGGCCTATGACCAGGTGGTTCATCCCCAGAAGAGGAAAGTAATCCGGGAGGTCCTGGATGGCGTGATGGGGCGAGTGCTGGAACTTAAGAATGAGATGGTGGAAAAAGAGTTCTCTGAGTACCATTACATGGACGATGTCATCCAGGACTTGAAGCTCACGCCT GAGGACATTGAGATCCCCATCCCTCGATATTTCCTCAGTGAACGCAGCAAGGTGTTGCAGGAGAGAGGGAATATGCTCTCCAACATCCTCAACCTCATGGAGGTAGTAGAGAGACCCAAG CCTGTAGGAGTGCGTGCACTGAACCTGGAGGAAGCCATAAAGATCATCCAGGTGTCAGAGAGGGCCCGCCAGGGTCGCCTGAGGGCCAAGTTCATGAGGGAGATCCAGCGCGATGAGGAAAGGCAGAGGAGGGCCAAGGACAGGGACCTGGGGACAGCGGCCATCGACACGGCTGTGGTTCGCATCCAGAAG GTGTGGAAGGGTTATGTGCAGAGGAAAAAAacaaagagggagcgagaggaggAGATGATATTTTTGGGCATG GCCATGGAGCCCAGACACACCCAGCCTTGTCCTGCCATGACAGCTGCCCAGGCCAACGAGGCCCGTCGGAGGGACAAGCAGGAGGAGCACGAGGAGGACTACCAGAAGTCCATTGTGGCCATCACAGACAAACTCAGAGAGGTGGAGGGGCCCGACATGAGGGAGACCATGAAGGACCAGATCAGACAGTGGTTCATCGAATGCCA TGATGCAACAGGAACTTTCCCTGACTAcccagaggaggaggatggaggctcGACTCTCATCTTTGCAGAGAAAACACCTCAACAG TTAATGGAGGAACTATCAGCAAAAGAGGAGGAGGACGCCAACAAAAACACGAAAGGAAAGGAGGAAAAGAAGGACAAAGGGAAGAAAGACaagggaaagggaggagatgaG GAGGAGGAATCTGGGCTAAAGATGCTGCCATCTGCTTTCCTAGGAGAACTGGAAGTAGGACAGAAGACCTTTGGTG AGGTGTGGCAGAATCGTACCGAGTCCAAGAACTTTAGCCAGAGGCACGAGGCTGAGCTGatcaaggaggagaagaggaaggagattGAGGTGGAGATCAGGTTGCAG GTGGACGAGCTGATGAGGCAGGAGCTGGCTAACTGGAAACTGGCCGTGGATAAAGATAAGGGTGGCAAAGCCAAAGGAGGCGCAAAG AAAAAGAAAGGGTCGAAAAGTggaaagaagaaaaagaaagacAAAGATCTGACAGCTGATAG GAATATTGAGTCTCTGTATCAGGAACTGGTGGAACAGGGCTTGTTGAAACAATCGGATAACGTTAAACTGCAGGATTATTTAG GCGACTATAGCTATCTGGGGACGACGTTAAGACAAACTGACATTGAGCCCATGCCTTCGCTATCTGACGTGAGACAGGTTATAGCTCTGTACGCCGTCTTACCTTTAG GTTCTCAGGTGGTCCATGAGAAGGCTCCTCTGGTGAAGGCCATCCTGCTGGCAGGGCCCGCGGGCGTAGGCAAGAAGATGCTGGTCCATGCCATCTGCCAGGAGACGGGCGCCAACCTATTTGATCTGTCACCTTTGAACCTGGCAGGGAAATACCCTGGCAAGAGTGGCCTGGCCATGGTGCTCCACATGGTGTTCAAG GTTGCCAGACTGATGCAGCCATCAGTGGTGTGGATTGGAGATACAGAGAAAATGTTTTACAAGAAAGTACCGAAGGAGGAAAAAGAG TTAGATCCAAAACGCTTGAAGAAAGACTTGCCCAAGTTTCTCAAATCTATCAAAGGGGAAGATCGTGTTCTAGTCGTGGGAACGACTCATGATCCATTCAATGCCGACCTCAAATCACTATGCAAGGTGTACAGCAAAATTATCCTCATTCCACGTCCCGACTACGCCTCACGATATG TCATGTGGAGGCAGTTGATCAAGAAGAACGGAGGACAGGTGACGGCTGCCCTGGACCTGAGCTCCTTGGCCAAGATCTCTGATGGCTACACGCAGGGTCATATGGTGCAGGTGGTGCGCAGCATACTGACGGAGCGCCGCGTCCAGCAGCTGGCCAAGAGACCCCTGAGCGCCGCCGAGTTTGTGGCCCCGCTGGCCAAGATCGACCCTGTGTTTCAGGACGAGGAGGAGGCCCTGAAG AATTGGTATGCTAAAACTCCTCTGGGTAAGAAGCGAGCCAAAGCTGCctcaggaaaggagggagaggaggaggcaccgACAAAGGGAGGCAAAGATGCCAAGAAGAAAGGGAAGAAGTAA